GCAGACGTAGGCCAACCCGCTCCACTCCACCGACCAGGCCAGCAAGCTGATCAGCACGGCCGCGCCTGCGGCGGTGTACAGGACTTTCGGCGTGATCGTCACGCCGCCCTCGTGTGCCATCCCGTGCTCCTTGGTTGGAAGACCCGTGCAGGGTAGCAGTGCCGCAGCCTCATCCCTTCTTGATGACGGTCCGCTTGCCGATGGTGCTGGTCTTGCCAGCGGTCGGCCTGGCCAGGCCAGGAATCAGGAAATCGGTGACCTTGTGGCCCATCGACAGCTTGGACGCCAACCAGCGCGGCATGCGGCCGCGACCGGTCCAGGTCAGGCGCTTGTATTCCGGATCGCGATATTTTGGCGCGACTTTGCCGGATTTACGGCGGGCGGGCTTGCGGGACGGCGCAGGTGCTTCCGGGGTTTCGTCACCAAAGAGTTCTTCAATGGTGTAACCGGCTTCCGCCGCGGCGGCCTTCAAGATCCGCCGCACCGCACTGGCCGGACGGCGGCGGGAAATGAGCTGTTTCCGCTGTTCAGCGGCAACCACCAAGGCGCCCAGCTCCCGAAGGCTGAGCGATTCAATATCGATCGTCATGGTGGAAAGGTCTCCTGCGGGCGGTCAGCTGTCAAGGCGCCTCACCCGGTACGTAGACACGGGCTTCACTGCCGGTGGGCTCCGATCGCCTTCGCCAGCCGTCTCCGAGGAACCGGACGTGAGCAACTCACCGCATTCGCTCGCCTACCTGCTTGCGCGCATCCTGCTGATGGCGCTGTTCCTGGTCTCCGGGCTGGGCAAGCTCGGCGATCTCAGCGGTACCCAGGGCTACATGGAGGCCATGGGGGTACCCGGCATCCTGCTCTGGCCCACCATCGCCTTCGAGATCGGCAGCGGCCTGTGCATCCTGCTCGGCTTTCAGACCCGGCTGGTATCGATCGTGCTGGCAGGCTTCAGCCTGGTCACCGCTTTCATCTTCCACCACAACGTCGCCGATCAGACCCAGCAGATCATGTTCCTGAAGAATCTGGGGTTGGCCGGTGGGTTCCTGCTGCTGGCCTGCACCGGGGCCGGGCGGTACAGCGTTGATGGGCGTGGGCGACGCGGATGAGCACGCGGCATGCCGCCATCACCCCTGGCCCACGGGCGCGACGCGCTGCAGGCGCAGGTTGCGCCATGTCGGCTGGGAGCCGCGAAAATCCACCGCTTCGCCATCGCTGGTGAACAACAAGCCGGGCTCCACCTCAGCAACCAGGCGGATGCCATCGATGTACAGCCAGCCGTGTCGTTGCTCCAGCACAACGAACATCGATGGTTTGCCCCATTGGTCAACGCGATAGCGTCCAAGCCAGGGTTGCCAATGGGGCGCCTGCGACCCGGTGGGCCCATCGATGGGATCGTTCTGGTCCAGGCCATCCTCGCCGTTGCTGCATTCCAGGTGCGCCGGCAGCATGTCCGTCGCCGCATGGTAACGATACGTCGCAACCTCTCCATCGGTGTCCACAGTGAACAGTTGATCGCCGTCGATGGCCGCAAAGCGGGTACCCTCGGCGTGCGCCCCTCGATGCAGTTGCAGCTCGCCGTTTCCAGCAACCCCGATCTTCGCCTTGCCGCTGCGCCCGATCCAGCTTCCCGCCATCCGCTGCACCTGGTCCTGGTTCAACCTGATCGGCGCCAGGGAAGACAGGGGCACACGCGGCTGACGGGTCCCGAAACGCGCCGACAACAGCTGATCGAGCAGACGCTCGCCGATGCCGTACCCCGCAGACGTCGCGCGATTGAACATTGCGGAAAATCCAGCGTTTGCCTGCCTGCAGTAGGTGAATACGCACCCGAATCCGAAGCCCCCGCCGCGGTGGTGCAGCAGCCGCACCGGTGTACTGCCGTAGAGGCGTTCGCTGCGCATGACACCGAGCCCGTAGTCACCGCCCAGGCCGAAACCATGCATCTCGTCCCAAAGGTGTGGCTCGAGCAGTTGCTGCGCACCGGATCGGCCGCCACCGAGCAGGAAGCCAAGATACTTCGCCATGTCGGCGGCACTGGTCCAGACGCCTCCCGACACCAACAGCGGCGTCACTGGCGGCACCTGCGCAAACCCTTCCAGGGTTCCCAGTGCTCGTCCCTTGCTTGCCAGGTAGACCGACGCATCGGCTGTACTGTCGTGCATTCCCAGCGGCTCGAAGATCCGGCGCTGCAGCCAGGCCGGATAGCTGATGCCCGCAACATGCTCAAGGACATGACCGGCAAGGTCGAAGCCCAGGTTGGAGTAGCGATAGCGCGCACCCACTGGAAAGCGCAGCCATGTCTGCGAGATGCTGCGGACGTGCGCATCAAAGCCCGGCGACGCCGGTTCGTAGTTGTTGCCCAGTGGCGCCTCGTGCGTGAATCCCGCGCGATTGGCAAGCAGCAGGCGCAGGCTGATGCGCTCCTGTGGAGCATGCTCGAAGCGGCTGCGCACCGTGAACGACGGCAGATAGCGGGTAATGGGCGCGTCCAGATCAAGGATGCCGTCCTGCACGGCCAACAGCACCGCCACCGCCGCGAAGTTCTTCGAGGTGGACTGGATGCTGAACATCGTGCTGGCGTCTACGGGCACGCTGCCCTGGCCTGATACGTGACCGAAGCCTTCAGTCCAGCGCACCTGCCCGCCTTCGACCAGGCAGACGGCAGCGGCTCCGATGCCGCTGCCGGCCATGGCCGAGCGGATCACGCCGCGTTCCGCGTCGATCAGGTTCCCGGTGGTGACGGTTGGCTGCGCCACCGCAGCAACGCCGGTGGGCATGAGCGCGGCCGCCGGAACAGCCGCGGCATTGGCCAGGAAGGTGCGACGGCTGAGCGTACCAAGCATCAGATCACTCCACTTCAGGATGCCGCCATCTTCCCGCCAGCAGAAATGGCGCGGCATGTGTCATTCGGCACAGAGTGCGGTGATCGATGGAGCTGCGCCTTCGCTGGCTGAGCAGGCCTCAGCCCGGAGGGTCCGGCAAGCGGATTCCCTGCGCCGAAACAAAGGCGCGGGACTCGCTCCAATAGGCCTGTGGCGGTTCCCGCAGCTCTGGTCGTGACCAGTAATCGTTGCCATGCAGTGTGCTCATCACATGGCACCAGCCGTCACGCGGATCGTGAACCTGAAGTCGTCCGCGATGATGGCGCGGATGATACGCGTAGTGGCCAAGCGCCTCCTGGCGTGCTTCATCCGGCGAGCGACCCGCCTGATGGACCAGCGTCCATGCACGCATGTGGCGTGCATGCGCGAGCGCGCCAAGGTACTCGTCCTCATCCAGCAGTGGCACCTGCTCACCGCGGGCCAGGGACAGTGCGTCCGATTCGGCTTCGTAGTCCAGCGACGGCTCCGCCAGTTCCGGGTGCTGCTGCCAATACCCTTCGCCTTTCACGTGCAGCATCGCCCAGTGCCAGGGCTCGTCGTGGAAGATCAGCGCGTGTTCGTACTCGCAGCCGGGGGTCTGGTCGGGATAGCGTTGGCGCGCGTGTTCCATTGCCAGTTCTTCGGCAACCTGCCCGTAGCGCATCAGGCACCAGGCAAACCGGTGCCGGCTGTCTTCGATCTCGGTGGTGAAGTCTTCTACCGGCGTATCGGTGTTGGGCATGGTCGATCCCTGCATGCGAGCCACCCGCCATCGGGCCCGCAGAGTGTGCCGGAATGCACCTGTGCGCAGGGCATCTTCGAAGTCAGCTGAATGACCAGACCACAACAATGTAAACAGAAAATGAATCCGGGCCACGGGGGACTGGGGGAGGGTGCACCCCTTGTCCGTTCTTTGCAGGCGATCCAGATATGCGCAATCCGAATTCAACGCAAGGAACTCCTCCCGGCATCATGGAAAACCGAAGTACATCGCAGAAGTTCGCCGCAGCGCTCATCGTTGCCGTGCTCGTCACGGGGGCAGCAACGGCATTTCTTCTCTTCCGCCCTGCGTCACAGTCCTCGCAGGCAGCACCGGGTGTTGAACAGGCCGGCAGGCAACGCAGCGGCCCCGTCAGCTCGACCCCCCCAGTGGCATCAACCGCGTCACGGCCTGCAAGCAGCACGAACATGCTGTTTCCTGGTGTTCCGCAGAATCGCGACGCCATGGAACCGAAGGAAGATGATCCATTTGATGGGCGTAGCCGCGAAGAGCAGCGCTGGCTGGACGAACACGGCTATCCGAATACCGCGCAATGGGCTTCCTACTCCAGCGCGCCCGATGCGTTGCTGGAACAGGCCGCCAATAACGGCGACAAGCTTGCCCGCACGATGCTGGACTCGCGACGGCTCCCCGATCGAGCGGCCCTGGACCAGATGATGTCGTCCGCAGTGGACGGCAACTACTTTGCGCTGCAGTTGCTTGCGACTCATTTTGCATCCACCGGCCGAGCGGGAAACATCAACGCATACGCGATTTCGCGCGTCCTGGAGATGCGCGCAGACCCTTCCGCTGCGCTTGGCAGGGAAATCATGTTCTCTGCGCCACTCACTATCGAGGAGCGGATGCAGGGGGAGGCCGAAGCGCTTCGTCTGAACGCTACTTTCAATCAGCTCTACCAGGGAAGAACCGGCAACGCGTTCGTTCCCGACTACCGCCCGTTCCCCGTTGACAACTCGCAAGGATGGCAATGAAACCTGTAAGTAAATTCGCCCTGGCCGCCGCAGCTTTCACCGTTACCGGTGTTGCTCTGGCCTGCACCGTTCTTCCAATGCTCCCGTTCTCGATATCGGTCGACCTGAAGGATATCGCGGCGGCCAAGCAAGCCGGGGCCTCGTCCGCAGAGGCACCCAACCGGGCATTCCTGAAGAAGCTGGATGAGACCGCTGAAAGGACCTTCGGTGCGGATGCCTGGCGCAATACGTCCTTCGTCGGCAACGTCATGTACAAGACAAAAATCATGATGATGACCGGCTCAAGCATGATCACCGTCAGCAAGCCGTGCGGGAAGTCGGCAGAAGAGTCTGGCGGCACTGAAGACAGCTTCGCCTCGACTCCCCCGTCAGGCGGCGGCGGCGGCGGTGGCAGCACTGGCGGTGGTGGCGGGATCGGCGGCTGGTTCCCCGGTGGTGGCGGATGCTTCGGCAACTGTCAGCCGCCTCCGCCCGGTCGCGTGGGCCCGATCGAGAATCTTCCGCGATCCTGAGGGCACTGCAACGAAAGGGCATCGCCGTAGGGTGCTGCCCTTTGCTGCCGCTGATGCAACAACCGGGAGCCATCAGGGCTTGGGCCATACGTGTTGTTCATGCTGCAGCATCGGACGTCCTTGGACTTTGAAGGACGTCAATATGGTGGGCCCACCAGGATTCGAACCTGGAACCAAGGGATTATGAGTCCCCTGCTCTAACCGTTGAGCTATAGGCCCTGCGCCGCGCCACAGTGTAGTGGAGCGCGCCCCTGCCCGGCTACTCAGGCATCAACGGCCAGTGCCTTGGCCACCTGCTCCAGCCGCACCTCCGCTATCTCAAGTGTGTCGTGCTCCACATCGTTCATGGTGTAACTCCAGATGCACAAGGGGCGGTACAGCAGGCCGCCCGCGATGTGCGTTGCACTGCGCGTCTGCATCGGTGCCGGTGATGTCCGGCCCGCCTACGGGATGGTTGAGCATCTGTCCGTCCAGACTGCGTCCGCCATTGAGAGAGTTCAAATGGCAGATGCGACACAGGGCAGTTCGCCGGGCGTGGCCCGGCGCGACCGGGCGGGCGTTATGGGACGAATAGTGTTACGTAATTTCCAGCAGTCACCGCCTTCCCAACGCCGGCAGCATTTCACAAACCTTTGCTTGGAAATGGATTTCTCCCAACTCCGAGCGTTCCGCCGCCGGAATAGTGTTACGTAACCAATACGAATCCCGTGACGAATCCTCTGGGCATGGCCCGGCGCGACCAAAGAAAAACCCCGCCGAAGCGGGGTTTTCCTCAACACATCAGCGGTCGCCGGATATCAATCGATATCCAGGAAGCTGCGCAGCTGCTCCGAACGGCTCGGGTGACGCAGCTTGCGCAGGGCCTTCGCTTCGATCTGGCGGATGCGCTCGCGGGTCACGTCGAACTGCTTGCCGACTTCTTCCAGCGTGTGGTCGGTGTTCATGTCGATGCCGAAGCGCATGCGCAGCACCTTGGCTTCCCTCGGGGTGAGGCCGGCCAGCACGTCGCGCACGGTTTCAGACAAGTTGATGTTGGTGGTGTTCTCGATCGGGGACTCCACGTTGGTGTCCTCGATGAAGTCGCCCAGATGGGAATCCTCGTCGTCGCCGATCGGGGTTTCCATCGAGATCGGCTCCTTGGCGATCTTCATCACCTTGCGGATCTTGTCTTCCGGCATGTCCATTTCCTTGGCCAACTCCTCTGGCGTAGCCTCGCGGCCGTACTGCTGGAGCATCTGGCGGGAAATGCGGTTCAACTTGTTGATCGTCTCGATCATGTGCACCGGAATACGGATGGTGCGTGCCTGGTCAGCGATCGAGCGGGTGATCGCCTGGCGGATCCACCAGGTGGCATAGGTCGAGAACTTGTAACCGCGGCGGTACTCGAACTTGTCCACGGCCTTCATCAGGCCGATGTTGCCTTCCTGGATCAGGTCGAGGAACTGCAGGCCACGGTTGGTGTACTTCTTGGCGATCGAGATCACCAGACGCAGGTTGGCCTCGACCATTTCCTTCTTGGCCTTGCGCGCCTTTGCTTCACCGTAGGCCATGGCACGGCTGATTTCCTTCAGCTCTTCCAGGTCCAGCTGGGTCAGCGTCTCGATGTCGATCGTCGCCTGCTGTTCGGCAATGATCTGGTCCTTCACTTCGCGCAGGGCCGAGGACCACTTCTGCTTGCGCTTCAGTGCGTCTTCCACCCACTCCAGGTTGGTCTGGTTGCCTTCCCAGGAACGGATGAAGTCCTTGCGCGGCATGCGGGCAGTGACGGTGGCCAGGTTCAGCACGCGGCGCTCATGGGCCTTGATCGACGCCATGGTGTCGCGCAGCTGCTTGGTCAGCACATCGGTCAGCGGCAGCGGCAGCTTCAGGGTGACGAACACCGCCGACATTTCTTCGCGCAGGCGCGGCAGGTTCTTCTTGTCGCCCTTGGTCGCGGCCTTCTTGAAGGCGTTGAAGGCATCGCTCAGCGCCTGCATGCGCGCAGCGACTTCCTCCGGGTCCGGACCGGTCGGTGCGGCTTCTTCATCGGCACCGTCGACATCGTCGTCCTCGTCCTCGTCGCCTTCGGCGTCCGCATCGCTGCTGTCATCGGCAGCGGCCGCCGGCGGAGCCGGCTCTTCATCGGTCAGATCGTTGAAGCCGACGATCACTTCGGCCAGGCGCTTCTTGCCTTCCTTGTGGGCTTCGTAGTCGGTCAGCAGCGACTCGACCGAGACCGGGAACTGGCCCAGGGCCGCCTGGACCTGCGAAAGGCCTTCCTCGATGCGCTTGGCGATGGCGATTTCGCCTTCGCGGGTCAGCAGCTCGACGGTGCCCATTTCGCGCATGTACATGCGCACCGGGTCGGTGGTGCGGCCACCTTCGGTGTCGAGCGCGCTCAGCGCGGCGGCAGCTTCTTCGGCCGCGGTGTCATCGACTTCGCGGTTGCCGGTGTTGCCGTCGTTGAGAAGCAGGGTTTCCACATCCGGCGCAACTTCATGGACATCGATGCCCATGCCGTTGATCATGCCGATGATGTCTTCGATCTGTTCCGGGTCGACCATGTCGTCGGGCAGATGGTCATTGACTTCGGCGTAGGTCAGGTAGCCCTGTTCCAGGCCCTTGCTGATCAGTTGCTTGATTTCGGATTGGGCAGGACGTTCGTTGGCCATGTAGTGCTCGCGCCACCGGCTAGGGAGAAATAGGGAACGTAGCATTATACCAGCCCGGGGCCCCGCCTGCCGGGCGGTGGTCCCGCAGGCTCAGGGCCGGAGAAGGAAGGTCACGGGACCGTCATTGACCAGGCTGACGACCATATGGGCACCAAATCGGCCCGTTTCCACCCCGGGTGCGTGATTTTCACGACAGATCTCGACAAAACGATTGAACCCGCGTTCAGCCTCGTCGGGCGGCGCGGCCGTTGTGAAGCTCGGCCGCATGCCCGAACGGGTGTCGGCGGCCAGGGTGAACTGGCTGACCAGCAGCAGGCCGCCGCCGGTATCGCGCAGCGAGCGGTTCATCTTCCCGGCCTCGTCAGCGAATACCCGGTAGCCCAGCAGGCGCTCGGCCATCCGCCGCAGCTGGGCCTCGGTATCGCCCGGCTCCATGCCGACCAGGGCCAGCAGGCCGGGCCCGATCTGCCCCACGGCCTCATCGTCGACATGGACGGCGGCCTGGCTGACACGCTGGATCAGGACGAGCATCGTAGGCTTCCAATGAACAGGGCCGGTCACGATAGCAGCGCCCTTGGCTAAACTGGCGCCGATGAATCCGCAACGCAAAGCCCGGCTGGTCTACCGCGCCACCACCCTGTTCGCCCGCCTGCCCTGGCCGCTCCTGCGGGCGTTCGCGCGCGCCCTGGCGTGGGCGTGGATCGCCCTCAATGCCCGCGAGAGCCGTGTCACCCGGCGCAATTTGGAGCTGGCCTACCCCGAGCTGGACGGCGCTGCCCGCGACCGCCTGCACCGGGAGCTGCTGCGCTCCACCGCCCTGCAGGCCATCGAAACCCTGCGGCTGTGGAGCCAGGCGCCGGCCGACAACCTGCGCCTGCACCTGAAGCAGCGCCATGGCGAGGCCCTGTATGACGCGGCCCTGGCCAGCGGCAAGGGCGTGATCGTGGCCGCGCCCCACTTCGGCAACTGGGAGTTGCTGAACCAGTGGCTGGCCTCGCGCGGGCAGATCGCCATCGTCTACAAGCCGCCGGAGGACGAGGCCAGCGATGCCTTCCTGCAGCTGGTGCGCGGCGGGCAGAACGTGCAGCAGGTGCGCGCCGAAGGCCCGGCCGTGCGCCAGCTGTTCAAGGTGCTCAAGGACGGCGGTGCCACCGGCATCCTGCCCGACCAGCAGCCCAAGGCCGGTGATGGCGTATTCGTGCCGTTCTTCGGCGTGCAGGCGCTGACCATGACCCTGGTCAACCGCCTGGCCGAGCGCACCGGTGCCACCGTGCTCTATGGCTGGTGCGAGCGCATCGGGCCGGACATGGAGTTCGCCCTGCACATCGAGCCGACCGACCCGGCCGTGGCCGATCCGGACCCGCTGGTGGCGGCCACCGCCCTCAACGCCGGCATCGAACGCATCGCCCGCCGCGACCCGGCGCAGTACCAGTGGACCTACAAGCGCTATACGCTGCGGCCACCGGGCAGCGACGAGGAAGACCCCTACGCGACCGAAGAGCATCCTCACTGACGGCCGCCCGCCCAAAGCCGCCCGGTCCCTGCGACCCGCGGTCGCACCACGTTGAATACGACGCCGTCGCCCCCATAGAGACTGCGATGTCCGCCTCCCCCGGTCCTGCCATGTCTGCTTCTTCCCTGTTCGGCGATCCGGCCGCGATCCGCTGTGAGCGCGCGGTTGCCGAACTGCGCGCCGGTCGCCCGGTGCTGCTCCACGATGGCCAGGGCCAGCGCCTGGCGGTGATCGCGCTGGACAGCGCCACGGCCAGCAGCTTCGCCGCCTTCGCCACTGCCGCCCGCGAGCGCCACTACCTGTTCCTGACCGCCACCCGTGCCCGCGTGCTCGGGGTGGAGGCTCCCGAGGGCGCGCGCCTGCCGCTGGCCGGCGTCGCCTTCGATGCCCTGCCCTCGCTGGGCTACCTGCGCGAACCGGGCCCGATGCCGGAGGGCTGGAGCGCCGGTGACGCCTTCGATGCCGGCGCGGTGGAGCTGGCCCGCCTGGGCCTGCTGCTGCCGGCCATGGTTGCGGTGCGCCTGGATGCCGATGACCGCACCTTCGACGACGCTGCCGACGTGGCGCTGTGCGACCTGGCCGAAGGCGCAGCACATGCGGCCCACGACTACGAACTGGTGGCGCGTTCGCCGGTGCCCTTGCGCGACGTCGGCATGACCACCTTCGCGGTGTTCCGCGGCGGCGTGGCGCAGCGCGACCAGGTGGCGATCATCGTCGGCGAGCCGGACCTGTCGGCGGTGGTGCCGGTACGCGTGCACTCCTCGTGCCTGACCGGCGACCTGTTCGGCTCACTCAAGTGCGACTGCGGCGACCAGCTGCGACGCGGCCTGCGCAAGCTGAAGGAACTGGGCGGCGGCGTGCTGCTGTACCTGGACCAGGAAGGCCGTGGCACCGGCATCGCCGCCAAGATGCGCGCCTACGGCTACCAGCACGACGGCCTGGACACCATCGACGCCGACGCCCAGCTGGGCTTCGGTGCCGACGAGCGCCGCTACGGCAGCGCGGTGGCGATGCTGCACGGCCTGGGCATTTCGCGCGTGGCCCTGCTCAGCAACAACCCGACCAAAGCGCAGCGCCTGCGCAATGCCGGCATCGAGGTGCTGGACTGCATTCCGGTCACCGGCGAGATCACCGCCGAGAATGAGCACTACCTGCGCACCAAGGCCGACCGTGCCGGCCATATGCTGGATGTCGATGCGCTGATCCAGGCTGCCCAGTAACGCAGCCGACCTGCTACCGTCTGCGCGGTGTGGCCACGGCCGCCCCAGCCCGCCCTGCCGCCTGACGGAGCCCGCGTGACCGACGCATCGATTCCTGCACCGCCCCCCTCTGACTGGCAGACACTGCCGCAACGCGCCGCCCGCCTGGCCGCGCTGGAAGGCGCCCTTGGCGGCCTGTTCGTCCCGGGCCTGCCACTGGCGGCGGCGGCATGGTTCTTCGATCTGCCCGGCAGCCTGTGGACCGCTGCGGCCGGGCTGGTGCTGGGCGTCGCCTTCGGTGCATGGCTGGGCCATCGGCGTTTGACCCGCACCCGTTGGCGGCTGGACGCACAGGGCCTGGGCCTGCGCCGCGACCTGATGTGGCAGCTGGAAACGCGCATTCCCATTTCGCGCGTGCAGCACCTGGATCTGCGCCGGGGGCCGCTGGAGCGCCGCGCCGGTCTGGCCACGCTGATCGTGCACACCGCCGGCACCCGCATGAGCGCGGTCACCGTCAGTGGCCTGGACGAAGCCGACGCCGAGCGTCTGCGCGACACCCTCTCGCACCAGTTGGACCAGGACGCCGACGCCCTGTGAGCCTGCCGCCTCCCCTGCCTGCACCGTCGCCTGCCGGTGGCGAGGATCAACGTCTGCACCCGTGGTCGTGGCTGTTCGTGCTGCTGATGCAGCTGCGCCATTACTTCCTGCCACTGGTCGCGCTGCTGGTGTTCGGCCAGCGCGGCGACCGCGACCCGATGTGGGCGCAGTTGATCCCGCTGACCGCAATCGCGGCGCTGGTGCTGGTATCGGTGCTGCAGTACCTCAGCTACCGTTACCGCATCGGCCGTGATGCGATCACCGTGCGCAGCGGCCTGCTGGCGCGCAACCGTCGCGAGATCCCGTTCGCCCGCATCCACAACGTCGAGGTGCGGCAGAACCCGCTGCACCGCCTGTTCGGCGTGGCCGAGCTGCGCCTGGAATCGGCCGGCGGTGTGCGCCCTGAAGCGGAGATGCGGGTGCTGAAGCTGGACCAGGCGCTGGCACTGGAACGGCTGGTCCGCCAGCGAGGGCAGGCGCCGCACGCCGACGACGCGGTGGATGCGCCGCCCATTGCCGATGTCGACAGCGAACACGTGCTGCTGCGCCTGTCCAGCTGGGACGTGGTGCGCATGGGCCTGTTGTCCAACCGTGGCTGGGCGCTGGCGATCGCCGCCTTCGGCGTGTTGTTCCAGACCGTGCCGCGGCCGGTGATGGATGACGCCCTCCAGCGCGGTGGCCGCGAAATCTTCGGCTATGCCAGCAATCTGCACCCGGGCGTGACTGGCGGCGCCCTGCTGCTGGCCGCGGCGCTGTTGCTGGGCTGGCTGGCGCTGCGCGCACTGTCGGTGGTGCTGACCCTGCTGCGCTATCACGGCTTCACCCTGAGCGAACAGGAGCGCCGCCTGACGGTGTCGGCCGGCCTGCTCAGCCGGACCCGCAGCAGCGTGGCGCGCCGCCGCATCCAGGCCTGGACGCTGCGCGAAGGCACCCTGCAGCGCTGGTTCGGCCTGCGCCAGCTACGCATCGACAGCGCCGCCGGTGGTCCATCGCGCGATGAGGATCGTGCCCTGCGCGAACTGGCCCCGCTGGCAACCCGGGAGCACTGCGAACAGCTGGTGCAGCACCTGCTCCCACAGCTGCACTGGCCCCCGGCGCAGTGGCAGGCCGTTCCGCAGCGCGGCTGGTGGCGGCTGTGCCTGGGCGTACTGCTGCTGGTGCCAGTGCTGGCTGCAGCCGCGTATTGGCGATGGGGGACGTGGGGCTTGATCGTGCTGGCATGGCTGCCGGTGGCGTTGTGGGTCGCATACCAGCAGATGGCGCGCATGGGCTGGTATCTGGATGCGCACTATGTGGCGGTGCGTGGCGGCTGGTGGAAGCGCTGGTGGCGCTGGGCCGAACTGGACAAGGTGCAGGGGCTGCGCCTGCAGCGCTCGCCGCTGGACAAGCTGCTGGGCACCAGCAGCCTGCAGCTGGATACCGCAGGTGCACATGGCGATGTGGCGCTGACCCTGCACTACCTTCCGCAGGCACAGGCGCAGCAGCTGATGGAGCAGCTGGCGGCAGCGCTGGCGCGGCGCAAGCTGCGCTGGTGAGGCGGGCATCCACGCATGGCGTGGATCTACCGGACATCACTGCCTGCGTGGACGCCCGACGGTAGAGTCGACTGTCAGTCGACTGGCGCGCGCAGCGCGGGGTTTTCCGCGGCCGATGGAAGTGCAGTCGACCCTACCCAGCCGGCGCTACCCGGTGGACGCCACGCAGTAGACCTGTCGCCTTCCGTCAACGTCGCGACGGTCCCCAATAGCCCAGATCCTTCCGGATCTGCAGGTCACGCACCCAGCTGCCGAACGGCTTGCGGCGCAATGCTCCCATTTCGCCAGACAGGAAATCCTCGGTGGTGGTGATCACACGCTCGCTGGACAGGCCATCGCGGTACGGGTGGATCGCATCGGCATAGC
This genomic interval from Stenotrophomonas sp. 57 contains the following:
- a CDS encoding PH domain-containing protein, with translation MSLPPPLPAPSPAGGEDQRLHPWSWLFVLLMQLRHYFLPLVALLVFGQRGDRDPMWAQLIPLTAIAALVLVSVLQYLSYRYRIGRDAITVRSGLLARNRREIPFARIHNVEVRQNPLHRLFGVAELRLESAGGVRPEAEMRVLKLDQALALERLVRQRGQAPHADDAVDAPPIADVDSEHVLLRLSSWDVVRMGLLSNRGWALAIAAFGVLFQTVPRPVMDDALQRGGREIFGYASNLHPGVTGGALLLAAALLLGWLALRALSVVLTLLRYHGFTLSEQERRLTVSAGLLSRTRSSVARRRIQAWTLREGTLQRWFGLRQLRIDSAAGGPSRDEDRALRELAPLATREHCEQLVQHLLPQLHWPPAQWQAVPQRGWWRLCLGVLLLVPVLAAAAYWRWGTWGLIVLAWLPVALWVAYQQMARMGWYLDAHYVAVRGGWWKRWWRWAELDKVQGLRLQRSPLDKLLGTSSLQLDTAGAHGDVALTLHYLPQAQAQQLMEQLAAALARRKLRW